Proteins co-encoded in one Xiphophorus couchianus chromosome 3, X_couchianus-1.0, whole genome shotgun sequence genomic window:
- the LOC114141764 gene encoding histone-lysine N-methyltransferase ASH1L isoform X1, protein MDQRVKGGTPTATASTLDSTSAPEDSKQDQVAEKKRRAEGESGNAVKKEEEKRGPGGKREGDKGAVLELLIEGRCGGQQELQLSGRESNCPEGNVRVRIGLQAKRTKKPPKILESYVCKPTIRTYQRQGRGALLRADGEGRAVQQIKSSPATDEANREQRSGLDAVQATSKKTTSATPPPLAKSLSSSSSQPLSISSTLTSESTPASAPNISSQGTKTGKQVPIKLADKTDDNSNGSSEKVKKDKLPSVNGQSVPAGLKPCSPTTDQTTSATPSTPSKQTVSTSETRNEGNSSKKHNGLVQTAKQKELSNGRSSSNILGTSSSSKNKAGKLSGSSSASSTDSTVRSLVSSGSHKELSSKTKPDSAACHQITPKSQSSPSLDPSSAQSEGCDPSPLPLIDNKREKEKKAKKERRRDKKSRRDGPEADREKSEKRKNEVKKKKDKDGRSRHDKEKDQKHRTSDLWRDNLKNETGKADRISPERLRTQDNNAKCGETVGTTKLDKSSKKVTPVRLEEKEKTVDSCRLAKQSEPASTGDFSKSKEQDVSRHPVVPPPLSMSSAPPPLAPSSSHIPVSPPSSPREQDSRPLKKRKARRPSWTKLVHRAHRAENQEASSDSLHNPSLSFPQITKTSFPSKTAVQQSDELQSAPLSSLSSCSPPVSLAAPKQTHPISDSARKRGRPKSHSSSLDEPPPRLSPNDIPSEDTIVGCDRSKKAPVLVPILQSKSNPKKRGRPPKRPFPEDQGEDALNPPNRKERSEDFYPPERGNRQLKIRRLINEIKKRKKRRLHKVIMAGYMGKEGRGREVVDGKTSLRMCKSIEDTTVHTLSALSSSFGSTLGPQINVSKRGTIYMGKRRGRKPKSQSANLNSSSQNSTQSSLFTSPPEASLFSSSQPHPPPSHPFPSPSLTHSSGAQSPYSEGSLTEPTSSLLFSHHFSLPSPSSSCTSPRPPSSSSLSPFVKKSCPCQGRHQFPFHQSSCKLSGATASMHHVPGSPSHLKEATPSPRSESHSDETLPSDSGIGTDNNSVSERGEMRGARGILRMGHGSGVILGGQRLPPSLVDRPSPVSSPLSHVARHSNTINISNTAERHRDRHRHRRRDYDCPASCACLCTCLGHNKCTHSDYYSCLGHSALKRQKNKHKKKHQQMHMQDPEFLAELDDLIAQFNEVHIGRRSWARTGFGQGFDGGRRHHSSSHSHRSNIFRINLNGFYSPHPVSFPAAPSFTPQPFYPCHCNRKLDRRQCGCPSKFQETIENMGFYGSYPPAPPSLYHHLPSSFPLPPPHQYAPHQSHHAHFLLNPARFHRRRSRLLRDGALGGEVEGDLGASSRGASSGFVSGLSCGWGRSEHKHKHRHRLCERNMETEEELQDEEEEDGMDRELLSGSKTQSGFIFGQVEGRRKGGKGPGSMLSKDSPWLRQNGSIPFSAATSSSSCSLAERYKNTSLTSLGLGSTHLSSFGGGWGGLGHNWATFGSLGSPGFGTLNPSWRGFSGDKHMGRLATSEGEDEDGEDDVDDSHLYAPKHTNLFTSAAMSAVGRGLRSGLSSRIPGNGEKSWRRDEPAWTERREAGLQGDSRSRGQRRSVPTPDCAAVKNKRGPGRPRKHPLPSAVSSPTCSSHATPSMSPADFVPEAGGGAEEAVPEKRGGGGNTVQQVMDLESQARRKRGRKRKHGDSPCHQSFAKDIPECDMHSEFLSQSDVDEAPTQAVAAHREENSDDSPRKNYLTAGLYSDDYKTTDPPFQAQKNCSESLEYTPGEHEYSLLPAPIHVGKYLRLKRIHFQLPYDVMWQWQQNQLQRQPAVPLKRKRRYCRLKQRTPSSQQIVEESSGDITSLFPHLDMEPLTCSEKSFVVKHHVFLVRNWELVRDRQIRMRIARGRDGDEEGEDSQIASCDGASGDDSHIKSDHSVGVEVTVISSNDPPHQSQDTFSSLTASPSPTNSQSRQEEEEEEGEEETKRGERKVCSKEQRRKRLNDLLLTLQHS, encoded by the exons ATGGACCAGAGAGTGAAGGGGGGGACCCCTACAGCCACCGCCTCCACTCTGGACTCTACTTCTGCTCCTGAAGACTCTAAGCAGGACCAAGTGgcagagaaaaagaggagagcagaggggGAGAGTGGCAATGCTGtgaaaaaagaggaggagaaaagaggaCCAGGAGGAAAAAGGGAAGGGGACAAGGGAGCAGTGCTGGAGCTGCTCATCGAGGGGCGCTGTGGAGGGCAGCAGGAGCTCCAGCTTTCTGGCAGGGAGTCAAACTGCCCCGAGGGGAACGTAAGGGTCCGGATTGGACTCCAGGCCAAGCGCACCAAAAAGCCGCCCAAGATTTTGGAGAGCTACGTGTGCAAGCCCACCATCAGGACGTATCAGAGACAAGGCAGGGGGGCTCTGCTGAGGGCAGATGGAGAGGGAAGAGCAGTCCAGCAGATCAAAAGCAGCCCAGCCACAGACGAGGCAAACAGGGAGCAGCGATCGGGCTTGGATGCCGTCCAGGCCACATCCAAAAAAACTACATCTGCTACTCCACCGCCGCTTGCAAAGTCATTATCATCCTCGTCATCGCAGCCTTTGTCGATATCCTCGACATTAACTTCAGAGTCTACTCCTGCTTCTGCCCCTAACATATCAAGCCAAGGAACCAAGACTGGCAAACAG GTTCCTATCAAGCTGGCCGATAAGACGGACGATAATTCAAACGGTTCATCAGAGAAAGTGAAGAAAGACAAGCTTCCAAGTGTTAATGGACAGTCTGTCCCTGCAGGACTTAAACCCTGCTCTCCCACAACAGATCAGACAACTTCAGCCACTCCGTCCACACCGAGCAAGCAGACAGTCTCCACTTCAGAAACCAGGAATGAAGGGAACAGCTCCAAGAAACACAATGGTTTGGTTCAGACAGCAAAACAGAAGGAACTATCGAATGGGAGGAGTTCTTCAAATATCCTTGGCACTTCATCCTCATCTAAAAACAAAGCTGGAAAACTCAGCGGTTCGTCTTCTGCTTCTTCCACAGATTCCACAGTGAGGTCTCTGGTGTCTTCTGGCTCCCATAAAGAGCTTTCCAGTAAGACTAAGCCAGACTCTGCTGCCTGTCACCAAATCACCCCCAAATCACAGTCTTCCCCCTCCTTGGATCCTTCCTCTGCCCAGTCAGAGGGTTGTGATCCCTCTCCACTACCCCTGATAGACaataagagagagaaagagaagaaagccAAGAAGGAGAGACGTAGAGATAAAAAATCAAGGAGAGATGGACCAGAggcagacagagaaaaaagtgaaaaaagaaagaatgaggTTAAGAAAAAGAAGGACAAGGATGGAAGATCAAGACATGACAAAGAAAAGGATCAGAAACATAGAACTAGTGATTTATGGAGGGATAACCTAAAGAATGAGACTGGAAAGGCAGATAGGATAAGCCCTGAAAGACTGAGGACACAAGATAATAATGCAAAATGTGGTGAAACAGTTGGTACTACTAAATTAGATAAAAGCTCTAAAAAAGTGACTCCAGTCAGActagaggagaaagaaaagacagtTGACAGTTGTAGGCTTGCTAAACAAAGTGAGCCTGCTTCAACAGGTGATTTCAGTAAATCAAAAGAACAAGACGTATCAAGACACCCAGTAGTGCCTCCGCCTCTCTCTATGtcctcagctcctcctcctttGGCCCCGTCTTCCTCTCACATTCCTGTTTCTCCCCCCTCTTCGCCCCGGGAGCAGGACAGCCGACCACTCAAGAAACGCAAAGCCAGAAGGCCCAGCTGGACCAAGCTGGTACATCGCGCCCACAGAGCAGAAAATCAGGAAGCTTCTTCGGATTCCCTGCATAATCCATCGCTAAGTTTCCCCCAGATCACTAAGACATCGTTTCCATCCAAAACCGCTGTTCAGCAGAGCGATGAGTTGCAGTCAGCGCCCCTGAGCTCCTTATCCAGCTGCTCCCCCCCAGTGTCTTTAGCAGCCCCAAAACAAACTCACCCCATTTCAGATTCAGCCCGGAAGAGGGGCCGCCCCAAATCCCACAGCTCCAGTTTGGATGAGCCTCCTCCTCGACTTTCACCAAATGATATTCCCTCTGAGGATACCATTGTAGGCTGTGACAGATCTAAAAAAGCCCCGGTGTTGGTACCAATACTGCAGTCTAAGTCCAACCCTAAGAAACGAGGGCGTCCCCCCAAAAGACCCTTCCCAGAGGACCAGGGTGAAGATGCACTGAATCCCCCCAATCGCAAGGAAAGGAGTGAAGACTTTTATCCTCCTGAACGGGGGAACCGGCAGCTAAAGATCAGGAGACTgattaatgaaataaagaaaagaaagaagaggagacTTCACAAAGTAATTATGGCTGGTTACATGGGGAAGGAGGGCAGAGGAAGAGAGGTAGTGGATGGTAAAACCTCATTGAGAATGTGTAAATCGATTGAGGACACAACAGTTCACACCCTTTCAGCCCTGTCCTCTTCATTTGGGAGCACACTGGGCCCTCAGATCAATGTAAGCAAAAGAGGGACCATTTACATGGGCAAGAGGCGAGGACGCAAGCCTAAGTCCCAATCTGCGAACCTAAACTCTAGCTCCCAGAACTCCACTCAGTCTTCTTTGTTTACCAGTCCCCCTGAAGCATCTCTTTTCTCATCTAGCCAGCCACACCCACCCCCATCTCACCCATTTCCTTCCCCATCACTTACCCACTCTAGTGGAGCCCAGAGTCCTTACAGTGAAGGCAGCCTCACAGAACCAACATCCTCCCTCCTCTTTTCCCACCACTTCTCTCTCCCTTCCCCGTCTTCCTCTTGTACATCCCCAcgtcctccttcctcctcttccctctccCCCTTTGTAAAAAAGAGCTGTCCATGTCAAGGGAGACATCAGTTTCCCTTTCACCAGTCTTCATGTAAGCTCTCGGGTGCCACTGCTTCAATGCACCATGTACCGGGTTCCCCGAGTCACCTGAAGGAGGCCACCCCCTCACCAAGGAGCGAGTCACACAGTGACGAGACGCTGCCCAGCGACAGTGGGATAGGAACAGATAATAACAGCGTCTCTGAGCGAGGCGAGATGAGGGGAGCCCGAGGAATACTGAGGATGGGTCATGGGTCAGGGGTGATTCTGGGAGGTCAAAGGCTCCCTCCATCTCTTGTGGACCGGCCCTCTCCGGTTTCGTCACCCCTCTCTCATGTGGCCAGACACTCAAACACTATTAACATCTCAAACACGGCAGAGCGTCACAGAGACCGGCACCGACACAGGCGCAGGGATTATGACTGCCCCGCTTCCTGTGCCTGCCTGTGCACCTGCCTTGGACACAACAAGTGCACTCATTCCGACTATTACTCTTGCCTTGGACATAGTGCACTGAAGAGACAGAAGAACAAGCATAAGAAGAAGCACCAACAGATGCACATGCAAGACCCAGAGTTCCTAGCTGAACTGGATGATCTGATCGCTCAGTTCAACGAAGTTCACATTGGACGACGGAGCTGGGCGAGGACTGGATTTGGGCAGGGCTTTGACGGAGGAAGGCGACATCATTCTTCTTCTCATTCCCACCGGTCCAACATTTTCCGGATCAATCTGAATGGCTTCTACTCGCCACACCCTGTGTCCTTCCCAGCAGCTCCTTCCTTCACCCCTCAGCCCTTCTATCCTTGCCATTGTAACAGGAAACTGGACCGCCGGCAGTGCGGCTGCCCCTCAAAGTTCCAGGAAACAATTGAAAACATGGGCTTTTATGGCAGCTACCCACCAGCACCACCGTCGCTCTATCACCACCTCCCCAGCTCTTTCCCACTTCCACCCCCTCACCAGTATGCCCCCCATCAGTCCCACCACGCTCACTTCCTCCTCAACCCGGCCAGATTCCACAGGCGCAGAAGCAGGTTGCTCAGGGATGGAGCTTTAGGAGGAGAGGTAGAGGGGGATTTAGGGGCTAGCAGCAGAGGAGCAAGCTCGGGGTTTGTTTCTGGACTCTCTTGTGGCTGGGGGAGGAGCGAACATAAACATAAGCACCGTCACCGACTCTGTGAGCGAAACATGGAAACTGAAGAGGAGTTacaggatgaggaggaggaagacggcATGGATAGGGAGCTCTTGAGTGGTTCAAAGACACAATCAGGGTTCATTTTTGGGCAAGtagagggaagaagaaaagggggaaaaggACCAGGAAGCATGCTGTCTAAAGACTCACCTTGGTTGCGTCAAAATGGAAGCATTCCCTTCTCCGCTGCCACTTCCTCTTCATCATGTTCTTTGGCAGAGAGGTACAAAAACACATCTCTCACCTCTTTGGGCCTTGGCTCCACTCACCTGTCTTCATTTGGAGGAGGCTGGGGTGGCTTGGGCCACAACTGGGCAACATTTGGGAGTCTAGGAAGCCCAGGATTTGGAACCCTGAACCCCAGTTGGAGAGGCTTTTCCGGGGACAAACACATGGGCAGACTGGCTACCTCGGAAGGAGAAGATGAGGATGGTGAAGATGATGTCGACGACTCACACCTGTATGCTCCAAAACACACCAACCTGTTCACTTCTGCTGCCATGTCAGCAGTGGGGAGAGGCCTGAGGAGCGGATTGAGCAGCAGGATCCCTGGAAATGGAGAAAAGTCATGGAGGAGGGATGAGCCAGCgtggacagagaggagggaggcaG GTTTACAAGGTGACTCGAGGAGCCGTGGCCAGCGACGAAGCGTGCCAACTCCAGACTGCGCTGcggtgaaaaacaaaagagggcCAGGACGTCCCAGGAAGCACCCGCTGCCCTCCGCCGTGTCCTCCCCTACGTGCTCATCTCATGCGACGCCGTCCATGTCGCCTGCTGACTTCGTGCCAGAAGCAGGAGGAGGGGCAGAAGAAGCGGTGccagagaaaagaggaggaggaggcaacACGGTGCAGCAGGTCATGGATTTGGAGTCGCAGGCCCGGAGGAAGAGGGGGCGGAAGAGAAAACACGGTGACTCTCCGTGCCATCAGAG TTTTGCCAAGGACATCCCTGAATGTGACATGCATTCTGAGtttctcagccaatcagatgtcGACGAGGCTCCGACCCAAGCAGTAGCCGCCCATAGGGAAGAGAACAGTGATGACTCCCCAAGGAAAAATTACCTGACAGCAGGCCTTTACTCTGATGATTATAAAACTACAGA TCCTCCCTTCCAAGCCCAGAAGAACTGCAGTGAGAGTTTAGAGTACACACCAGGGGAGCATGAGTACAGCCTTTTACCTGCTCCCATACATGTTG GAAAGTACTTGAGGCTGAAACGAATTCACTTCCAGCTGCCATATGATGTGATGTGGCAGTGGCAGCAAAACCAG CTTCAGCGTCAACCTGCTGTTCCCCTGAAAAGGAAACGCCGTTACT GTCGCCTGAAGCAGAGGACTCCGTCTTCCCAGCAAATAGTG GAGGAGAGCTCCGGAGACATCACCAGCCTGTTCCCTCACCTCGACATGGAGCCTCTGACCTGCAGCGAGAA GAGCTTTGTGGTGAAACACCACGTGTTCCTCGTCAGGAACTGGGAGCTGGTGAGAGACCGACAGATCCGAATGAGGATAGCGAGGGGGAGAGACGGAGACGAGGAGGGAGAGGACTCGCAGATTGCGTCCTGCGACGGCGCCAGTGGGGACGACAGCCACATCAAGTCAG ATCACTCAGTGGGGGTGGAGGTGACGGTTATCAGCAGCAATGACCCCCCCCACCAAAGTCAGGACACCTTCAGCTCGCTCACTGCCAGCCCCAGC CCCACCAATAGCCAGAGCagacaagaggaggaggaagaggagggagaggaggaaacAAAACGAGGGGAAAGAAAGGTCTGCAGCAAAGAACAGAGGAGGAAACGGTTGAATGATTTACTTTTGACTCTGCAGCATTCATAA
- the LOC114141764 gene encoding histone-lysine N-methyltransferase ASH1L isoform X3, which translates to MDQRVKGGTPTATASTLDSTSAPEDSKQDQVAEKKRRAEGESGNAVKKEEEKRGPGGKREGDKGAVLELLIEGRCGGQQELQLSGRESNCPEGNVRVRIGLQAKRTKKPPKILESYVCKPTIRTYQRQGRGALLRADGEGRAVQQIKSSPATDEANREQRSGLDAVQATSKKTTSATPPPLAKSLSSSSSQPLSISSTLTSESTPASAPNISSQGTKTGKQVPIKLADKTDDNSNGSSEKVKKDKLPSVNGQSVPAGLKPCSPTTDQTTSATPSTPSKQTVSTSETRNEGNSSKKHNGLVQTAKQKELSNGRSSSNILGTSSSSKNKAGKLSGSSSASSTDSTVRSLVSSGSHKELSSKTKPDSAACHQITPKSQSSPSLDPSSAQSEGCDPSPLPLIDNKREKEKKAKKERRRDKKSRRDGPEADREKSEKRKNEVKKKKDKDGRSRHDKEKDQKHRTSDLWRDNLKNETGKADRISPERLRTQDNNAKCGETVGTTKLDKSSKKVTPVRLEEKEKTVDSCRLAKQSEPASTGDFSKSKEQDVSRHPVVPPPLSMSSAPPPLAPSSSHIPVSPPSSPREQDSRPLKKRKARRPSWTKLVHRAHRAENQEASSDSLHNPSLSFPQITKTSFPSKTAVQQSDELQSAPLSSLSSCSPPVSLAAPKQTHPISDSARKRGRPKSHSSSLDEPPPRLSPNDIPSEDTIVGCDRSKKAPVLVPILQSKSNPKKRGRPPKRPFPEDQGEDALNPPNRKERSEDFYPPERGNRQLKIRRLINEIKKRKKRRLHKVIMAGYMGKEGRGREVVDGKTSLRMCKSIEDTTVHTLSALSSSFGSTLGPQINVSKRGTIYMGKRRGRKPKSQSANLNSSSQNSTQSSLFTSPPEASLFSSSQPHPPPSHPFPSPSLTHSSGAQSPYSEGSLTEPTSSLLFSHHFSLPSPSSSCTSPRPPSSSSLSPFVKKSCPCQGRHQFPFHQSSCKLSGATASMHHVPGSPSHLKEATPSPRSESHSDETLPSDSGIGTDNNSVSERGEMRGARGILRMGHGSGVILGGQRLPPSLVDRPSPVSSPLSHVARHSNTINISNTAERHRDRHRHRRRDYDCPASCACLCTCLGHNKCTHSDYYSCLGHSALKRQKNKHKKKHQQMHMQDPEFLAELDDLIAQFNEVHIGRRSWARTGFGQGFDGGRRHHSSSHSHRSNIFRINLNGFYSPHPVSFPAAPSFTPQPFYPCHCNRKLDRRQCGCPSKFQETIENMGFYGSYPPAPPSLYHHLPSSFPLPPPHQYAPHQSHHAHFLLNPARFHRRRSRLLRDGALGGEVEGDLGASSRGASSGFVSGLSCGWGRSEHKHKHRHRLCERNMETEEELQDEEEEDGMDRELLSGSKTQSGFIFGQVEGRRKGGKGPGSMLSKDSPWLRQNGSIPFSAATSSSSCSLAERYKNTSLTSLGLGSTHLSSFGGGWGGLGHNWATFGSLGSPGFGTLNPSWRGFSGDKHMGRLATSEGEDEDGEDDVDDSHLYAPKHTNLFTSAAMSAVGRGLRSGLSSRIPGNGEKSWRRDEPAWTERREAGLQGDSRSRGQRRSVPTPDCAAVKNKRGPGRPRKHPLPSAVSSPTCSSHATPSMSPADFVPEAGGGAEEAVPEKRGGGGNTVQQVMDLESQARRKRGRKRKHGDSPCHQSTVC; encoded by the exons ATGGACCAGAGAGTGAAGGGGGGGACCCCTACAGCCACCGCCTCCACTCTGGACTCTACTTCTGCTCCTGAAGACTCTAAGCAGGACCAAGTGgcagagaaaaagaggagagcagaggggGAGAGTGGCAATGCTGtgaaaaaagaggaggagaaaagaggaCCAGGAGGAAAAAGGGAAGGGGACAAGGGAGCAGTGCTGGAGCTGCTCATCGAGGGGCGCTGTGGAGGGCAGCAGGAGCTCCAGCTTTCTGGCAGGGAGTCAAACTGCCCCGAGGGGAACGTAAGGGTCCGGATTGGACTCCAGGCCAAGCGCACCAAAAAGCCGCCCAAGATTTTGGAGAGCTACGTGTGCAAGCCCACCATCAGGACGTATCAGAGACAAGGCAGGGGGGCTCTGCTGAGGGCAGATGGAGAGGGAAGAGCAGTCCAGCAGATCAAAAGCAGCCCAGCCACAGACGAGGCAAACAGGGAGCAGCGATCGGGCTTGGATGCCGTCCAGGCCACATCCAAAAAAACTACATCTGCTACTCCACCGCCGCTTGCAAAGTCATTATCATCCTCGTCATCGCAGCCTTTGTCGATATCCTCGACATTAACTTCAGAGTCTACTCCTGCTTCTGCCCCTAACATATCAAGCCAAGGAACCAAGACTGGCAAACAG GTTCCTATCAAGCTGGCCGATAAGACGGACGATAATTCAAACGGTTCATCAGAGAAAGTGAAGAAAGACAAGCTTCCAAGTGTTAATGGACAGTCTGTCCCTGCAGGACTTAAACCCTGCTCTCCCACAACAGATCAGACAACTTCAGCCACTCCGTCCACACCGAGCAAGCAGACAGTCTCCACTTCAGAAACCAGGAATGAAGGGAACAGCTCCAAGAAACACAATGGTTTGGTTCAGACAGCAAAACAGAAGGAACTATCGAATGGGAGGAGTTCTTCAAATATCCTTGGCACTTCATCCTCATCTAAAAACAAAGCTGGAAAACTCAGCGGTTCGTCTTCTGCTTCTTCCACAGATTCCACAGTGAGGTCTCTGGTGTCTTCTGGCTCCCATAAAGAGCTTTCCAGTAAGACTAAGCCAGACTCTGCTGCCTGTCACCAAATCACCCCCAAATCACAGTCTTCCCCCTCCTTGGATCCTTCCTCTGCCCAGTCAGAGGGTTGTGATCCCTCTCCACTACCCCTGATAGACaataagagagagaaagagaagaaagccAAGAAGGAGAGACGTAGAGATAAAAAATCAAGGAGAGATGGACCAGAggcagacagagaaaaaagtgaaaaaagaaagaatgaggTTAAGAAAAAGAAGGACAAGGATGGAAGATCAAGACATGACAAAGAAAAGGATCAGAAACATAGAACTAGTGATTTATGGAGGGATAACCTAAAGAATGAGACTGGAAAGGCAGATAGGATAAGCCCTGAAAGACTGAGGACACAAGATAATAATGCAAAATGTGGTGAAACAGTTGGTACTACTAAATTAGATAAAAGCTCTAAAAAAGTGACTCCAGTCAGActagaggagaaagaaaagacagtTGACAGTTGTAGGCTTGCTAAACAAAGTGAGCCTGCTTCAACAGGTGATTTCAGTAAATCAAAAGAACAAGACGTATCAAGACACCCAGTAGTGCCTCCGCCTCTCTCTATGtcctcagctcctcctcctttGGCCCCGTCTTCCTCTCACATTCCTGTTTCTCCCCCCTCTTCGCCCCGGGAGCAGGACAGCCGACCACTCAAGAAACGCAAAGCCAGAAGGCCCAGCTGGACCAAGCTGGTACATCGCGCCCACAGAGCAGAAAATCAGGAAGCTTCTTCGGATTCCCTGCATAATCCATCGCTAAGTTTCCCCCAGATCACTAAGACATCGTTTCCATCCAAAACCGCTGTTCAGCAGAGCGATGAGTTGCAGTCAGCGCCCCTGAGCTCCTTATCCAGCTGCTCCCCCCCAGTGTCTTTAGCAGCCCCAAAACAAACTCACCCCATTTCAGATTCAGCCCGGAAGAGGGGCCGCCCCAAATCCCACAGCTCCAGTTTGGATGAGCCTCCTCCTCGACTTTCACCAAATGATATTCCCTCTGAGGATACCATTGTAGGCTGTGACAGATCTAAAAAAGCCCCGGTGTTGGTACCAATACTGCAGTCTAAGTCCAACCCTAAGAAACGAGGGCGTCCCCCCAAAAGACCCTTCCCAGAGGACCAGGGTGAAGATGCACTGAATCCCCCCAATCGCAAGGAAAGGAGTGAAGACTTTTATCCTCCTGAACGGGGGAACCGGCAGCTAAAGATCAGGAGACTgattaatgaaataaagaaaagaaagaagaggagacTTCACAAAGTAATTATGGCTGGTTACATGGGGAAGGAGGGCAGAGGAAGAGAGGTAGTGGATGGTAAAACCTCATTGAGAATGTGTAAATCGATTGAGGACACAACAGTTCACACCCTTTCAGCCCTGTCCTCTTCATTTGGGAGCACACTGGGCCCTCAGATCAATGTAAGCAAAAGAGGGACCATTTACATGGGCAAGAGGCGAGGACGCAAGCCTAAGTCCCAATCTGCGAACCTAAACTCTAGCTCCCAGAACTCCACTCAGTCTTCTTTGTTTACCAGTCCCCCTGAAGCATCTCTTTTCTCATCTAGCCAGCCACACCCACCCCCATCTCACCCATTTCCTTCCCCATCACTTACCCACTCTAGTGGAGCCCAGAGTCCTTACAGTGAAGGCAGCCTCACAGAACCAACATCCTCCCTCCTCTTTTCCCACCACTTCTCTCTCCCTTCCCCGTCTTCCTCTTGTACATCCCCAcgtcctccttcctcctcttccctctccCCCTTTGTAAAAAAGAGCTGTCCATGTCAAGGGAGACATCAGTTTCCCTTTCACCAGTCTTCATGTAAGCTCTCGGGTGCCACTGCTTCAATGCACCATGTACCGGGTTCCCCGAGTCACCTGAAGGAGGCCACCCCCTCACCAAGGAGCGAGTCACACAGTGACGAGACGCTGCCCAGCGACAGTGGGATAGGAACAGATAATAACAGCGTCTCTGAGCGAGGCGAGATGAGGGGAGCCCGAGGAATACTGAGGATGGGTCATGGGTCAGGGGTGATTCTGGGAGGTCAAAGGCTCCCTCCATCTCTTGTGGACCGGCCCTCTCCGGTTTCGTCACCCCTCTCTCATGTGGCCAGACACTCAAACACTATTAACATCTCAAACACGGCAGAGCGTCACAGAGACCGGCACCGACACAGGCGCAGGGATTATGACTGCCCCGCTTCCTGTGCCTGCCTGTGCACCTGCCTTGGACACAACAAGTGCACTCATTCCGACTATTACTCTTGCCTTGGACATAGTGCACTGAAGAGACAGAAGAACAAGCATAAGAAGAAGCACCAACAGATGCACATGCAAGACCCAGAGTTCCTAGCTGAACTGGATGATCTGATCGCTCAGTTCAACGAAGTTCACATTGGACGACGGAGCTGGGCGAGGACTGGATTTGGGCAGGGCTTTGACGGAGGAAGGCGACATCATTCTTCTTCTCATTCCCACCGGTCCAACATTTTCCGGATCAATCTGAATGGCTTCTACTCGCCACACCCTGTGTCCTTCCCAGCAGCTCCTTCCTTCACCCCTCAGCCCTTCTATCCTTGCCATTGTAACAGGAAACTGGACCGCCGGCAGTGCGGCTGCCCCTCAAAGTTCCAGGAAACAATTGAAAACATGGGCTTTTATGGCAGCTACCCACCAGCACCACCGTCGCTCTATCACCACCTCCCCAGCTCTTTCCCACTTCCACCCCCTCACCAGTATGCCCCCCATCAGTCCCACCACGCTCACTTCCTCCTCAACCCGGCCAGATTCCACAGGCGCAGAAGCAGGTTGCTCAGGGATGGAGCTTTAGGAGGAGAGGTAGAGGGGGATTTAGGGGCTAGCAGCAGAGGAGCAAGCTCGGGGTTTGTTTCTGGACTCTCTTGTGGCTGGGGGAGGAGCGAACATAAACATAAGCACCGTCACCGACTCTGTGAGCGAAACATGGAAACTGAAGAGGAGTTacaggatgaggaggaggaagacggcATGGATAGGGAGCTCTTGAGTGGTTCAAAGACACAATCAGGGTTCATTTTTGGGCAAGtagagggaagaagaaaagggggaaaaggACCAGGAAGCATGCTGTCTAAAGACTCACCTTGGTTGCGTCAAAATGGAAGCATTCCCTTCTCCGCTGCCACTTCCTCTTCATCATGTTCTTTGGCAGAGAGGTACAAAAACACATCTCTCACCTCTTTGGGCCTTGGCTCCACTCACCTGTCTTCATTTGGAGGAGGCTGGGGTGGCTTGGGCCACAACTGGGCAACATTTGGGAGTCTAGGAAGCCCAGGATTTGGAACCCTGAACCCCAGTTGGAGAGGCTTTTCCGGGGACAAACACATGGGCAGACTGGCTACCTCGGAAGGAGAAGATGAGGATGGTGAAGATGATGTCGACGACTCACACCTGTATGCTCCAAAACACACCAACCTGTTCACTTCTGCTGCCATGTCAGCAGTGGGGAGAGGCCTGAGGAGCGGATTGAGCAGCAGGATCCCTGGAAATGGAGAAAAGTCATGGAGGAGGGATGAGCCAGCgtggacagagaggagggaggcaG GTTTACAAGGTGACTCGAGGAGCCGTGGCCAGCGACGAAGCGTGCCAACTCCAGACTGCGCTGcggtgaaaaacaaaagagggcCAGGACGTCCCAGGAAGCACCCGCTGCCCTCCGCCGTGTCCTCCCCTACGTGCTCATCTCATGCGACGCCGTCCATGTCGCCTGCTGACTTCGTGCCAGAAGCAGGAGGAGGGGCAGAAGAAGCGGTGccagagaaaagaggaggaggaggcaacACGGTGCAGCAGGTCATGGATTTGGAGTCGCAGGCCCGGAGGAAGAGGGGGCGGAAGAGAAAACACGGTGACTCTCCGTGCCATCAGAG CACTGTGTGCTAA